From the genome of Parazoarcus communis, one region includes:
- the fliG gene encoding flagellar motor switch protein FliG — MTTPEEGTEKAALLLLTLGPNEASEVLKHLGPREVQKLGMKMATMPAQERSKVAPILEELDTHFGKGSPIHGDEAQIREMLTKALGDERAAHIISRVLQGSDTAGIESLKWMDAATAADLIKNEHPQIIATILVHLEFDQAGEIVKHFNDRLRNDVMLRIATLDGVQPTALKELNEALSRMLAGASTSKKAAMGGIRHAAEILNFVGSGAETAVIDNVRDYDPDLAQKILDEMFVFENLLDIDDRGIQTVLREVQSDSLIIALKGAAPELREKIFKNMSSRAADMMREDLEAKGPVRLSEVEAEQKEILKIVRRLAEEGQVMMASKGGDDGFV; from the coding sequence GTGACCACACCCGAAGAAGGAACCGAAAAAGCTGCCCTGCTGCTGCTCACCCTGGGCCCGAACGAGGCCTCCGAGGTCCTCAAGCATCTGGGCCCGCGCGAAGTGCAGAAGCTGGGCATGAAGATGGCCACCATGCCCGCGCAGGAGCGCAGCAAGGTCGCCCCCATCCTGGAAGAGCTCGACACCCACTTCGGCAAGGGCTCGCCAATCCACGGCGACGAAGCGCAGATCCGCGAGATGCTGACCAAGGCGCTCGGCGACGAACGCGCGGCCCACATCATCTCGCGCGTGCTGCAGGGCTCGGACACCGCCGGCATCGAGAGCCTGAAGTGGATGGACGCGGCCACGGCTGCCGACCTGATCAAGAACGAGCACCCGCAGATCATCGCCACCATCCTGGTCCACCTCGAGTTCGACCAGGCCGGCGAGATCGTCAAGCATTTCAACGACCGCCTGCGTAACGACGTGATGCTGCGCATCGCCACCCTCGACGGCGTCCAGCCGACCGCGCTCAAGGAGCTCAACGAGGCCCTCAGCCGCATGCTGGCCGGCGCCTCGACGTCAAAGAAAGCGGCGATGGGCGGGATTCGCCACGCGGCGGAGATCCTCAACTTCGTCGGCTCCGGTGCCGAGACTGCGGTCATCGACAACGTGCGCGACTACGACCCGGACCTCGCGCAGAAGATTCTCGACGAGATGTTCGTGTTCGAGAACCTGCTCGACATCGACGACCGCGGCATCCAGACCGTCCTGCGCGAAGTGCAGTCCGACTCCCTCATCATCGCGCTCAAGGGCGCGGCGCCCGAACTGCGCGAGAAGATCTTCAAGAACATGTCGAGCCGCGCGGCCGACATGATGCGCGAAGACCTCGAAGCCAAGGGACCGGTGCGCCTGTCCGAGGTCGAGGCCGAGCAGAAGGAGATCCTCAAGATCGTCCGTCGCCTGGCAGAGGAAGGCCAGGTCATGATGGCGAGCAAGGGCGGCGACGATGGTTTCGTTTAA
- the fliH gene encoding flagellar assembly protein FliH yields MSISRHQAVGAYRRWEPTAFDADAKAAADPAAPEKPQAEPEPVAAPEPEPALEPGLPEGFQLPTADDIERMHEEARNSGHTEGFAEGRAAGQKDGYDAGYAEGKAQAEAEAERLAALADELDTAMAKIDEEVADELLALAIEIARQVLQHTLAAQPESVIETIRAALQQLPQSHAQIRLNPEDLALAREHLGEQLSHGGHRLVEDDSIARGGCRVEASGAQIDASMDTRWRRVLESLGKDEAEWTPPEAE; encoded by the coding sequence ATGAGCATTTCGCGCCATCAGGCGGTAGGTGCCTACCGCCGCTGGGAGCCGACCGCATTCGATGCGGACGCCAAGGCCGCTGCCGATCCGGCCGCGCCGGAGAAGCCGCAGGCGGAACCGGAACCGGTCGCAGCGCCGGAGCCAGAACCCGCGCTCGAACCCGGTCTGCCCGAAGGCTTCCAGCTCCCCACCGCCGACGACATCGAGCGCATGCATGAAGAGGCGCGCAACTCCGGACACACTGAAGGCTTCGCCGAGGGCCGCGCCGCCGGCCAAAAGGACGGCTATGACGCGGGCTACGCCGAAGGCAAGGCGCAGGCCGAAGCCGAAGCCGAACGCCTGGCCGCGCTCGCCGACGAACTCGACACCGCCATGGCGAAAATCGACGAGGAAGTCGCAGACGAACTGCTCGCACTCGCCATCGAGATTGCACGCCAGGTGCTCCAGCACACCCTCGCAGCCCAGCCCGAGAGCGTCATCGAAACCATTCGCGCCGCGCTCCAGCAACTGCCCCAGTCCCACGCCCAGATCCGCCTGAATCCGGAAGACCTCGCCCTCGCCCGCGAACACCTCGGCGAACAGCTCAGTCATGGCGGCCACCGCCTTGTCGAAGATGACAGCATTGCCCGCGGCGGCTGCCGGGTCGAAGCATCGGGCGCACAGATCGACGCCTCCATGGACACCCGCTGGCGTCGCGTGCTCGAGAGCCTGGGCAAGGACGAGGCCGAATGGACGCCGCCGGAGGCGGAATGA
- the fliI gene encoding flagellar protein export ATPase FliI produces the protein MKRHGETWRIFLQDGQQLVEGVTPFQSAGRLTRINGLVMEAAGLRLPLGSGCKVMVPGGGYVEAEVVGFNGDRLFMMPTDDVFGLAPGAQVLPMETSQPRLLAGKPLGPRRRASDRAKHLPVGDALLGRVVDGAGRPLDALGPLHTAETRSLQGRPINPLNRAPIRAPLDVGIRCINSLLTIGRGQRLGLFAGSGVGKSVLIGMMARYTEADVIVVGLIGERGREVKEFIEHSLGAVGLERSVVVAAPADTSPLMRLQGAAYATTIAEYFRDQGKQVLLVMDSLTRYAMAQREIALAIGEPPVTRGYPPSVFARLPALVERAGNGPDGGGSITAFYTVLAEGDDQQDPIADSARAILDGHIVLTRALADQGHYPAIDVEQSISRAMHGIVGDDHFEKVRRFKQLFSRYQRSRDLIAVGAYQAGGDPMLDLAVKAYPSLEAFLQQRIDEREDYIGAVNKLNQLFSGN, from the coding sequence ATGAAGCGCCACGGCGAAACCTGGCGCATCTTCCTGCAGGACGGCCAGCAGCTGGTCGAGGGCGTCACCCCCTTCCAGAGCGCAGGCCGCCTGACCCGCATCAACGGTCTGGTGATGGAGGCCGCCGGGCTGCGGCTGCCGCTCGGCTCGGGCTGCAAGGTGATGGTGCCCGGCGGCGGCTATGTCGAAGCCGAAGTCGTCGGCTTCAACGGCGACCGCCTGTTCATGATGCCGACCGACGACGTGTTCGGCCTCGCCCCCGGCGCCCAGGTCCTGCCGATGGAAACCAGCCAGCCGCGACTGCTCGCCGGCAAGCCGCTCGGCCCGCGCCGCCGTGCCTCCGACCGTGCCAAGCACCTGCCCGTGGGCGACGCCCTGCTCGGGCGTGTAGTCGATGGCGCGGGACGTCCGCTCGACGCGCTCGGCCCCCTGCACACGGCAGAGACCCGTTCGCTCCAGGGGCGCCCGATCAACCCGCTCAACCGTGCGCCGATTCGCGCCCCGCTCGACGTCGGCATTCGCTGCATCAACAGCCTGCTCACCATCGGCCGCGGCCAGCGTCTGGGCCTGTTCGCCGGCTCCGGCGTCGGCAAGTCGGTGCTGATCGGCATGATGGCGCGCTACACCGAAGCCGACGTGATCGTGGTCGGCCTTATCGGCGAACGCGGTCGCGAGGTGAAGGAGTTCATCGAACACAGCCTCGGGGCGGTTGGTCTCGAACGCTCGGTGGTGGTCGCGGCCCCCGCCGATACCAGCCCCCTGATGCGCCTGCAGGGCGCGGCCTACGCCACCACCATCGCGGAGTATTTTCGCGACCAGGGCAAGCAGGTGCTGCTGGTCATGGACTCGCTCACCCGTTACGCCATGGCCCAGCGCGAGATTGCGCTGGCCATTGGCGAGCCTCCGGTCACCCGCGGCTACCCGCCATCCGTCTTCGCCCGCCTGCCGGCCTTGGTCGAACGCGCGGGTAACGGCCCCGACGGCGGCGGTTCGATCACGGCCTTCTACACCGTGCTGGCCGAAGGCGACGACCAGCAGGACCCGATCGCCGACTCGGCACGCGCGATTCTGGACGGCCACATCGTGCTCACGCGCGCACTCGCCGATCAGGGCCACTACCCTGCGATCGACGTCGAGCAATCCATTTCGCGCGCCATGCACGGCATCGTTGGCGACGACCACTTCGAGAAAGTGCGTCGTTTCAAGCAGCTGTTCTCGCGCTACCAGCGCTCCCGCGACCTGATTGCCGTCGGCGCCTACCAGGCCGGGGGCGATCCGATGCTAGATCTCGCGGTCAAGGCCTACCCCAGCCTCGAAGCCTTCCTGCAACAGCGCATCGACGAGCGCGAGGACTATATCGGCGCTGTCAATAAGCTCAATCAGCTTTTCTCTGGAAACTGA